In candidate division KSB1 bacterium, one DNA window encodes the following:
- a CDS encoding 6-bladed beta-propeller, with product MPDFSQGQIIQIKEIFTIGSSENELFYSIKDICIADDSTFYVADSKGFSVSKYNKDGTLIKRIGQRGQGPGEFSMEPFTVILVEDTLYVADGLGKIQLFNTKLEYLINLPGLLLSTFVVDSYTKRVISVTNSYEPKEVLLYLSFFNTKFEKTSSVIIDKPHEYFMLNRFQIAVDENHIILMFYHLNRIEIRDKNGHFRKKFSIEGLPNDVPITDMSKRLKKAKSLTPSHRQALSFLPDKFIFNSIALNNRGYIFVQSGHYSASREIYVLNYQGELLTSFTLPEGDRLMRIDQHGFLYASAEHRTLLKKYKIEYEGF from the coding sequence ATGCCTGATTTTTCCCAAGGCCAAATCATACAAATCAAAGAAATCTTTACAATAGGTAGCAGCGAAAACGAACTATTCTATAGTATCAAGGACATTTGCATTGCAGATGATAGCACTTTTTATGTCGCTGACTCTAAAGGATTTAGTGTTAGTAAGTATAATAAAGATGGAACTCTAATTAAAAGAATTGGCCAACGTGGGCAAGGGCCTGGTGAGTTTAGTATGGAACCCTTTACAGTGATTTTAGTGGAAGACACACTCTACGTTGCAGATGGCTTAGGCAAGATACAGCTTTTCAACACAAAACTTGAGTATCTAATAAATCTACCTGGTTTACTTCTTAGTACCTTTGTTGTAGACAGTTACACAAAAAGAGTGATCAGTGTTACCAATTCATATGAACCAAAGGAAGTATTGCTTTATCTCTCTTTTTTCAACACTAAATTCGAAAAGACATCATCCGTAATAATTGATAAACCGCACGAATATTTTATGCTAAATCGTTTTCAGATAGCTGTTGACGAAAATCACATAATTCTAATGTTTTATCATCTAAATAGAATAGAAATCAGAGACAAGAATGGTCATTTTAGAAAAAAGTTTTCGATAGAGGGTCTGCCAAATGATGTACCAATAACGGACATGTCAAAACGATTGAAAAAAGCGAAATCATTAACTCCTAGCCATCGTCAAGCTTTATCATTTTTGCCAGACAAATTTATTTTCAATAGCATCGCTTTGAACAACCGCGGTTATATCTTTGTGCAAAGCGGCCATTATTCAGCTAGTCGCGAGATATATGTTTTAAATTATCAAGGGGAGCTGCTCACTAGTTTCACATTACCAGAAGGCGATAGACTAATGCGTATAGACCAACATGGCTTTCTTTATGCTAGCGCAGAGCATCGTACCCTATTAAAAAAATATAAAATTGAGTATGAAGGATTTTAA